One Arachis hypogaea cultivar Tifrunner chromosome 18, arahy.Tifrunner.gnm2.J5K5, whole genome shotgun sequence genomic window, GTATCAGGTGGTTTAAAACTTTCTGTCTTTcagaaaatattataaaaaaaaataatatgaacaCTGCAGCAGCATTGCAAGAATTTCCAGTTGAGGAAGATTATGAAGCGTTTAGTGATTTGATTATTAGAATCTGTAGTAAATATTAGAAACTGTTTGCAACCCTCAGCtcatgtttttgagttttatatcCAAAAAGTAATAATTATTAAGATTAAGATGTTTATTCTAGTATGATTATGTTATGTGACTACagagttttaaaaaatattgttaaaattaaagtaatattttttaaaaaattttgtttgaaaaaattgttaccaaaatattaaaaaaaagggtaaagtatatattttttatcccttaagtttgataaaagttttaaaaacatccctaagttttattttgtttcaattttgtcctaaaaattttcgatttgcatcaaatatatccttaacgactaaattttcaaaaaatttaagaccaatctaacaataatgcatgaaaattatgcttaatttgcttgtgttgagggttgttcttatgaaattattgttgaattggccttaaattttttgaaaaattagtcgctaggggtatatttgatacaaatcgaaaacttatgggacaaaattaaaacaaaataaaacttaagaatatttttaaaatttttatcaaagacaaaaagtatactttaccctaaaaaaaatttaaattttaacaagaaGTACATAGTTACTATAACATAGTCATATTAGAATATATgagtcttaatttatttttttaattatttttaaaaaaatttaaatatatttgttaattttttaaaaaatatttaaaagataaaaattaaaaaaatattatgatttctaattatttttagtaagAAAATTCTGTTAGCAATAATGCATAACTAGAGTAACCTTCAAGAGGCTAACAAAGTAACAATGACAAGGCTTCAATGTTTTCTTGATAAGATATTTTATTCAGGCCCATTTTTTTGTCATATATTGAAGCCCATTTGTTGAGCTTTTTAACAAACATATCCAATATTGGGCTCTACTTCTCTTGAACTATTTTGGGCTTCTACCCTTGGCCCAAAATAAATGCAACATTCGGCCCACTTCTGTAATGTGTACTATGCtattttttcaatctttttcaaaaaaatagttAGGGTTTCGTTGTTGCACATCACACTTTACCACAACGATGGCGTGCACGGTTGATTTCCGGTGCCTCGACGAGGGTTTCGGCGGCAAAACCTACAAGCGCAAGCGCGAACAGTCCCAACCCCAAGCTGACGCCGAAGACGGCATCAACACGAATACCAACGAAAATTGCGGCACAGTTTCAATGGAGACCGACGAAGCCGTTCCTCCACCAGCCAAGAGATCCGCCATACCTTCATCCGACGACCCGAACAAGCCGGTGTTCGGGCGGCCGACCTACGATGGAGTGATCGCCGGAAAAGTTTCGGGTCGGAAGTGGAAGCAGGCGAAGAGGCAGAGGGCTTCGTCGGTGCAGGTGAGCAGGAAGGGCACGACGTtcgaggagagggagagggagaggatgATCAAGAAGGCGTATAGAGAGAGGATGACGGAGCTGAAGGAGGAGATTCGCGTGAACAAGgttgagaagaggaagaagagggaagagagagagaagaagaagcaggAGAATATTTTGAGATCTGGTACCAAATTTCAGAAGATTACGAACCCTAATACGTTGATGAGAATTGCCAATTCTAAGCAGAGGAAGCAGCTTAAGGTTGTTCCCGATGAGTTTctcaagaaaaagtagcaaacttTTTGTAATATGTACTTCTATTTGTTCCTTACCATGAGCATTTCTATATTACCTTGCATTTTGATTTAGGATGGTGTTATTGGAAGAGAATTTTGTAACAGTttgcttactttttttttttttttttttaatatatgaaaTTAGTAATTTTGTACTATGGTTTTGACTTTGGAACTTCCTTAACCTAAACACTACTAAACATGTTAATTGTTATAATAATCACTCCAACTTCCTTGGACTGATGATACTAAGAAAACAcattaatttcaaaatttgaatGCGAAATGCAACAGTCAAATACGATTAAATAGGTTATTAGTAACGGCATGATATGATATGTTATGATACAAGGTATCAAGTTTGAGTCAAAGTCCAAATCAAGAGTTGATTGCAAACAGATCCCCATTGACTGTAACATATCTGAATTTTCTGAGCAAAATTGGCAAGGTAAGCATAGAACCATCATTCTCACCCAGAAACATAGAAACACTTTCAAGATATCTTAAAACTAAAATTACCATTCTCTCCCTCACACTCTTTTCTCATGTATCAGCATTGAAGAAGGGTTTGAACCATTTTGTCAGGTGCTATATCTCATTTGCAGTGCATGTAGCTACAGAAAGTTAGactcaaaaagaaaagaaaaagttataTATATCAATATGCTCTTTTTAGTGATTGGAATTTGGAAGGGTGAATGAACTATAGGCACTCTcattgttttttgaattttaggCTTTCTTTTTTGTATATTTAGAATTAGATGTACATTTATTTTTGGCATTGTACCTATCTAATGTTTCTGTGACATTCTTGTCTTGTAATGCACTTCTTCACGAGGTGTGTcagtgttttattttttaaaaaattatcccattattttttatatattattatatctcaGTTTTGGTGCTTATTATACCATTTGTCAATCTTTGTCTCCACTACATGCTCACATCACTTCTCTACTTGCAGCAATCTGTAGATTTTTCACTGAATTTCTTAAACTATAACCCTTTCTCTTTGTCCCTCCATTTTTTAAATCCAAACTTGCATTATTACATTCTTATTAGTCTTATGCACCACACATGACACATACTCCTCTGTCTCTCtagcttcttatttgatttaacTCTGAAACACTTTTTTTCTTACCCCAGTAAGTTATGGGAAAAGCTAGCAGGTGGTTGAAGGGGTTATTGGGATTGAAGAAGGAGAAGGATAGCTATGACAATTGTGGTTCAATGGCTGCTTCTACTGACAAGAAGGAGAAGAAACGTTGGAGTTTTGCAAAGTCTGCCAAAGATGGAGATTTGACTCAAAATGCTTCTACAAATTATGGAGTCAGGGGCTCTGACTCTGACTCTGCTGATGCTTGGATCAGATCTTGTGCTGCTGAAAAAGGGAATGAGCAGAACAAGAATGCCATAGCCGTGGCAGCCGCCACGGCAGCTGCAGCGGATGCTGCCGTGGCGGCCGCCAATGCTGCCATGGCAGTTGTGAGGCTAACAAGCCATGGAAGAGGAACATTGTTTAGTGGAAGCAGGGAGAAGTGGGCTGCATTGAAGATCCAATCTTATTTCAGAGGTTACTTGGTATGTTCATTGGCTTTAGAATTTTAGTCCTTCATTTATTTTGTGAATTGTGAATCTTTGTTCAAGGAAATGAATAGAACAGTGCCTCATCAATTTCATGTTACTTTATAGATCAAAAACATTGGTTATGATTTTGACATTTTGTTGCATTGATTTCAGGCTAGGAAGGCTCTTAGAGCACTCAAAGGATTGGTTAAGATACAAGCTCTAGTTAGAGGGTATCTAGTTAGGAAAAGGGCTGCTGCAACTCTTCACAGTATGCAAGCTCTAATAAGAGCTCAGGTTGCCGCGAGAGCTCGCCGTTCGATGATCAAGGCGAATAGGTTTCAGCCTCAAACTCCTGGAAGAAGATATGTGGTAAGATCTGGTTCTTATTAGTATCATCATTATTCATAATTGTTCTGTTTCTTAGTTGGTATGTTTTGTTCTATTGTAGCAATGGTATGATGAAACAAGAAGTGAGTTCCATAGTAAGAGGCTACTACCAACAAGCAAATCCTATGAAACATCCTTAAATATGAAAGGATTTGATGAGAGCCCCAAGAATGTTGAAATTGATACATACAGGCCACAATCAAGATCAAGGAGAATCACAACAACTACTATgtctgagactcaagaagacCACCTTCACTATCAAGCAATCTCAGTTCTTGAATGCAGGCATCCTCCTCAGCATTTGGAATGGTACTCGAACACGGATGAATGTGAGATCGCGACAGCTCGCAGCACGCCTCGTCTGGCGAATGCTCCGGCTACACCGGTGAAGAGTGTTTGTGGAGACTCCTTTAGGCCTTACTGCAATTCCCCTAACTACATGGCCAATACTCAGTCATATAAGGCAAAGGTTAGGTCTCATAGTGCTCCAAAGCAAAGGCCTGAGCCTAAGAAGAGGTTTTCACTCACTGAAATAATGGCAGCAAGAAATAGCACTAGTGGTGTTAGAATGCATTGGTCATCCAAATCACACTCTCAAGATTATTGCAGTTTTGACAGAGTTGAGAGCAAACTGAAATAGACATGCTTAGTATCTTAATTTTGGAATCTGCTACTGTACATTCTTTTAAAATGAGTTTGTTATCTGCTATGTTCCTTACTTCCTTTTCTTTTAAAGAGTTTGTTATCTACTTTTGTTTTTGTGTTTGGATTAGTTTATCAAAACCTTTTTAGATTGATAATTTTTGAACCAACTTAAGTTAGTTGAGTGGTTAGCTCGTTCATCCGCAAATTTCACTGTGTATGCATCAACTTTTTGACCAACGACAGACTATACAACTGCGATCCGCAATGAAGTAATAATTAGTTTGTCAAACTGAAAAATACcgtaaaaattctaataaaattgataattttagattaaattaggattaaaaattaaGTAATAAAGTGTCACAAAAGTAAGTCAACATTATCTTTTGCTttttaattcaaagaaaaaaaaagagaaatatatacATTATCAACTTTTTGTATATATCAACTTTGATTCATCCGTTTAAACAAATATCGGGAGTTCAAATTTTACTTTATGTATACATCAACTTTTTGACCAACGACAAACTCTTATATACAACTGCCATCCGCaatgaattaataattaatttgtcgAACTAAAAAATACCgtaaaatttctaataaaattgataattttagaTTAAATCAAGATTAAAAATTAAGCAATAAAGTGTCACAAAAGTAAGTCAACATTATCTTTTGCTttttaattcaaagaaaaaaaaaaagagaaaaggctGTAAAGCACGACTTCTATGATGTCTTAGAAAGTCCATTGAATTTGGTTAATTTCAAGTACTCAAAAAATGTATCCAACATTTTCTCCAAAAATAGTGTGTCCTATTGATAGCTACTCACATGTAACATGTTTAGAAACCAAGATTGGAATGAACATAGCTGGCAAAAATTTGAAATCAATTAGCAGCCTCCAATTAACATATATTACTCTAGTTCTATGTTGTGTTACTCCTAATAGTTTGATGAATATAATGACAATTAAGATGGAGTAATATCCGTTACCTATTATCGCCTAAGACTAAGATTGCATAATGACAAAATGGTAACGACAAGTACAACATTATAGGCGTAATCCTTTCCAGTTTCCTTGATAAAATCATAAATAAGCGATGTATTCATGAAGGTGAATCATGACCAATAATTGTCTTTTCGAATTCGAATATATTCATAGTACTAAATTGTCAACAAGTATGAGCATTGAGCAATGATTAGGTGTGTATTCGATTGGATTCGAGTGAGGGATGTTACGTAACGTTTAAGCATTTTGGTTCTCGAAAATTGTTACATCCTGCTACCTACTTATGTAACATGATTCCAATTCTGAGGGGTGTTTTGGGTATTTACACCTTTCTTTGACCGAATAATTGTCTCTGCAACCTGCACGTTCATGCATATACATCACATTATTATTCATATTTCGTGCAGAGTGTTATTGATGCTCATGGTCATGAGTGTTATTTACATGGCTTCTATTTTCATTAAGAGAAAGTTTAGGAGGCcaccaattttattaaattttgtctAGTATGTACCCAATAAAAAAAAGTGAactattagatgaaatctcacactaatctcacaccattaaaatcattattGATGACTATTcaatgactacaaatcacaaaaattactgaccctaacactctttttttattattatgttacgTTTATACTaaatttaactattaaaattagttatttatataaaatatatattaaaaataaattaaattacacatatatttatatacaaatatattaataattaattttagtatctaattttagtatacaaataatatttttactatttttatcaCGGATGCTTTTGCTATATATTATACAAATTAAACTTTATCAATATTGGATAATTTTATTCTATCAAATAATAAGTGAACCTTTGTTTTACATAAAAAGGCAAATATTTTAGACGCTTCTTTCGTAGTACATTAGGAAAATGATCCtctccaatttttttaataattgatagaataaagtgtgattttttacttttaattttatgagtgggaccaaaaataaataaaagagagaacaATAAAAGATTAGATTGAACACTGGAtaccatccaattttttttcactAGAAAGGATCCActcctcattattattattattattattattattattattattattattatttattagttatataaTACTTCAAATTTATAATACTAATGCACACACATCGTTATTACTTGAAAACGAGGATTAATTAGTTAGTCAAAAACTTGGGTTACCTAGTTAAGCTATCCCCAAAAGATGTTTAAAAATGAGTTATGAGTTATGTACTTGGACCGTCCATTTGTCTAGTTGTTGTGAAAGCCAACTAAGGATTATTTTCATCTTCCAAAGCTCTTTAATTTTAATCTCAATATATATGAAACCTAAATAATTTAAGTTGGATAGAATTAGGACCATCTCTTGCAACTTGCAATATTCTTTTTACAAGGAACTTTTGCCGTATGTATTAACAGCTTTGGACCATATAGCAACGTATACCTTAATTATCCAAAAAGTGTTACTTCTTTCTAGGACACAATCGTCGCTATGGCCTAGAAtcgtaatttatttatttgatcacaAAAATTGTTAAAAGCAAGCATTAGATCTGCATGGCAAATGTTGCCTATGAAAATCATTTAAACTTTGACAGCAATGGTTTCTAAAACCCGACCAAAAGAAATACTGAAAACTTGAATAAACTGTTATTATTTGAACCAAACTATTTATAAGACATAACTAAAGTTTTTAGCATAACTAATCCCTGTCAAGTAATGGCTACGGCATAGATTACATTCTAAATCTTAAAATCTAATCTGGGCATGCAACAAATCTTAAAAAGAATAAACTTTTACCATAAATTTCCGTTCCTAGTATTCTATTAAAAATATCTGTTTTTGTGTGGATGAATTTCTGAGATAAAGAAAATCGAATTTGTCTCTTCATCTTCAAAAAATATCTACTTTGACAAGAAGAATACTGAGAGTGAATATCTGAAAAAGACACTCCAATGCTCATATCAATAAGTATTTAAGAGGTATATAgtaattctatgaatataaaaTGTTAGACATAAAATAAAACTTATCATGTGTgtctttataataattttatgaatatagaatgtaagacataaAATAGAACTTATTATCTAGTTCCTAAAATTAGATATAGAAGATTTTTTTTATAGACATAAGATTGATGAATATTCATGTTATGACCATGTGCGTGGTCATTAAGATAGAAATGATGATTATTAAGTCTGTAATGAAGGTGTCAGTTACAAGCAAAGAATGAATGATAATTAAGACCAAGTTATGATtcataatgcacaataaagaccgaGTTTATAAGGTGACagatcacagcccccaagcttaatGATATGGTGAACCCCCAAACTTAGTTGAGTTATTGTGTCGgcacttattcaaaaaaaataattgagtggTTAAGAGTCATTCAATTAAGATAGTTGTGTGGGggatatttttctgtttaagaaTAATTTTTCATGACATGCGTTAATTGATTGTATGTGAATTGAAAAGTTCAGAAATATGTATGCATTGACAGAATTGATTGCATGATCCGATGATATAATGATTAATTGTCTTGGCAATTTTTTCGACCCACAACAACTTATTGATAAATTTCTTGCTCAAAGCAATGAGTTgttgaatatttataatttatattgaaGATCATATGACACaaataagataaattgagaaaataaatatgtataaaatCGTAACATATATTgaattaatatatattgtaaaacTACAGGAgttcaaactaaaaaaatataccgTAAAAGTTGATAATTGTAGCGAAGAAGACAATATATAAATGTCATACATTTGACACCAAAtatgaattatttaattttatttgctaatATTATAACTTTGTTTCGTAGAATCTGCATTAACTTGTTaataaagcaacaaaataattagtcatttaataatataataaatcttATTTAGCTATAAAGTATATTCTTTGTGCAAAAATAACAAATTTgtatatttgtaattattttttttaattttttgtattaaataaatagtaacataaaatttaatagcaAAAAGTGAATAGTATAACAATTATATATaattgatatataattaatttttgatggaatttaattttaaatttgaactcatcattacttttatttaattgtataaatgaaattatcaagtaataagaatataataaataatgaaattaaaattcaattgacatggttgttatatattattattgtatagaacatatattgaagtttaaatataactaataaattagtaaatattagttatacaaaatataaatgtaaaaatgtatgtgaataaaatatataattttacttgtgtAAGTAGAGAACTTTGAAAAAGTTAGTAAAATTGATAGGTAAATTTGTACTTGGATTGATTAAAaatcgagtttttttttttccggaTTGGTTGAAAGCCCGGTTCTTGAATTGATTCATTAATCGATTATGACATGTGAAATATTATGATACGTAAAAGTGAAGCAATTCGAATGTATAAAGTACATACTTTATAAAAAGTTACAatagattaaaatttaataaaaggtattacataaaatcttaaataagatTGTTgaaattggttcaaaaatttgaatgtaaTTCAAGTTTTATGAACCTGAAGAGAGTAAGAATTATTTTACTCGTCTCCAGACGCTAATTGTTATTGTTGAGGTTGGCCGGTATATATCTCGTTTGTTGATGAATGTTTTCTCGTTAAGATGAGTTATATGTTGGTAAGAAGAGAATAAGAGGTAAGTACCTGCAAAAAGCATTGCGAGGCTCAACTCAGTAAGTATTTAAAaggtatataataattttataaatatagaatGTTAGACATAAATAGAACTTATCAGGTGTGtttttataataattctatgaatatagaatataAGATATGAAATAGaatttattatctaatttttaGATTAGATATAGAAAGTTCCTTTTATAGGTATAAAATTGATGAATGATATTTATGGTATGATTGTTTGGtcgttaaaataaaaataataatcaataaatcGATAATAAAAGTGtcgattataaataaaaaataaatgataattaaattcGAGTTAGGAgtgataatatataaataaaaaccgAATTTATAAAGTGAGGGATCAATATCAATACTAATAATCAAGAGAGAAGAGCGAATAGGAGATTGAATAATTGGATGTAGATTGGTCAAAAGACAAACTTTTCgtgagaagagaaaaaaaaattgaaatcggATCAAGCTGCCCCCACCAttacaaagaaacaaacaaacatTAAAAACATTGGGCATCCATGCATGGTACTATTCATTAGTTAGATAACATTTTACAATTCTTCATCACATATGCAACTTAACAACTTATATTAATTAGATTTCCATTATCAACTTAACAACTTAACAACTTATATCAATACTAATAATCATACATTGGACgttccttttttcatcattctccgTCCTTAATGTATTCTCATTTTAAAATCATGACTTGTGAACAATATGCAACTTAACAACTTATATTAATTAGATTTCCACTCACCACTGTTTATATTTGGATACCAAGATTTGATAGAACtagttatttttcttgttaatggAAATTAGATACATTCAAGAATAAGATTCATGTTATCATGTATCAatagcaaaaaaaattaattaattgataaacaaaaatttatGTGATCATACACCTATATTTCTGAGGGAATGAATGATCACTCAACCAAGTATAcaagtgaaaataaaataaaattgaacagtgcttttttttttttttctgaaatccACACAAAATTTCTCTGGAATATTTATTTTCAGCACTGTTGGGATGCAAAATTGGGAGTAGCCACTGCTACATCAACTCAGAAGAAATTTCATTTTGCATGGAACTTCCTGTTCACAGATTCATAACTGGGGACATTGATAACTGCAATGGAACAATAGGAGTCAAAAACATCAACAAAAACCaaatatattttacttgtggAAGAGAATTTATTTGAGtgattattattagtttattaccatCCCCATAAGATGCCATAGTCAGTGGTGAGGAAATAATCTTCTGAGAAATTCTAGTGATATCGTTCAAGGTGATTCCATCTACAGCCTTCAGGAACTGTTCCACAGGCTTCCTGAAATGGCCTCACATATTCTATTTGTTACTAATTATGTAAAATCACATCAATGTAATTTTGTTATGAGTGAAATGTAATTTTACCTTTCTCCATAAGTCAATATCTGTCTTCCTATATCTTCTGATGCAATCATCTGCAACAACAATGACTTATAAGCATATAAAAGCTTTATGAAATCTCTAATGAACCACATATAAACATGTTTAGCTAAATGAATGAGAAGCACAGCTAATTTCATGATCACATTTATAGTGTTAACATAAATAATGAACGAGAAAGCGTACTCTAGATTCCAAATTCATTAGCACTGCAGACTTTGTGGATTCTTTGGCACGGTTGAGCTGTACCTGTGAAACTGCCATTGGAAGAAGCTGAAGTCTAATTTCGGATAAAATAAAGATTCACATAAATACACAGCAGGGAAAATAAAGTGGCAAATAACCTTGTCCAGGTGATGCAATTGCTATTAATTCCTTGGCTGCTATATCCACAGCTTTTGCCACGAAATCAGAGCTCTACGAAAAGGTTAAGAAGCATCATTCAGTCATCCTCACCGAAACAGAAAGTATAAGGCAGTAACTACGGAGTGCAAATTGCGAAAAATTATGACCATTACGATAATTAAAATGATGATCCAGGCATCATGAAAAATCCTAACACTTGTATATAGTGATTGCGTCAGCTAATGGGAGCATTGACTATAAAGTACATTTTAAGTCTAACTTCTATCAGGCTATCAGCAGACAACAATGCAACACATAAGAGCTTGTTCATGTAAACATACTACCCAAACTTCCAATGaaccaagaaaaaagaaaagaaaagaaagggaaaatgTTGTAAAAAGATGGCATCACATCTATGTCAACAAAGATTGTGACTTACAGTGCTTGCACATATGCCAAACAATCCTGTATTGTTGAAGATACTGTTGAATGCAGAAAAAGATTGAATCTGTTGGTATTCGTTCAAGACACGAAGATCTGGATTCAAttgtaaatacataaaaaattcaaactaaGTTAAGCATCGGAGAAAGGTGTACAAATATAAACACAAAGTAAATCAAAACTAGAAGACAAAGGCAAAATTTACATAGCCTTGAGTGCATCCCTTTTCCAGGGCCCCCTGCTGAGAAGGATCCACCACCTCCCATAAGCATCTGCAATACTCAAGAGTTATTTTGTTCCCCTTCTTGTGCAAGGGAACGCAGAAAAAAGAAACTACGCAAATCTATAGACGTGCTATCTCTTGAATCAGAAAGACTCAAATGAAAAACAAGTACCTGTAAAACGGTCAAAACAATAGCGTCTTTCTCTTGTTGCCAACCACCAGGAACTTCAAAAGCAATAGCTACATGTGCACCCTGCCCTTGCAACAGTTCTTAGTAGATAAGTAACAATTTGAAAGGAGACAAATGAATAATAAGGATATGCCATGCATAAGTGGATACGAAATCAATACATACCCCCGATTCACCTTGACGACGAAAATCGCCACCAACATAGACAGATTTTGGTTCTCCAGGGTGGGCAACACTAGGTAGATCAGAGAGAAGTGGCTCAGCAACAGATAATAGTTCTTCATGTTCAACCCCGGATGCTGCAAGTACCATCCTCGAGGCAGTATAGTTCTCCTGAATTTGCAAATACAATAACattcaaattatcaaatattttgcAAGAAAAATTAGTTTTGGACTACAAATAAATCATGATGTATCAAAAAGGATAATAGATCTTACAGAAACAAATTCTTCCAAAATGGACCCATCTAATCTGTTTATTGCCGATTCAGGAGCCAAAAGTGGATTAGCCAGTGCACCTGAATAACCAGCCGAGTGTATTGCCTCCAAAAGTAAGCCCTGGGGATTGTTTGAAAGTTCTCCAAGCTCTGCTTTCACCTTTCGAAGCTGCACTAATGGAAGGTTTAACAAGATCAGAGAGAACTGCTATAAAATTATGCATGAGCTATCTTAAAAGCTAGAAGACCCTAGAAGAGAGAATCATAAAAAACAACATACCTCTTCATTGACTTCCCAATCCAAGAAGGCTGGGTTTCTTACACAATCAACTAGCAATTCAATCATTTGTGGAACATAGGTTTTTAAAGCATCGAATGTGTAGCCCATTTGCTCTCGAGAGGCCGAAGCTCCTACATTACCGCCGATTGCTTCCACTTCCCTCACGTTACGGAAATGACTCCGGTTAGCTGTGCTCTTGAAAGCCATTCGCTCCAGCAAATGTGATGCTCCACTTGACATTGGAGTCTCATATAGCGAACCACAGTCGAGATACAACCCTATTGAGGCCGCAGGGTTCTAATTGACAACCAAAATGCAAAAACAACATAATAAACGACTAATACACATGCTCAAATGTTTTACCAATATATTAACATAGATTGCCATTAACTATAAAGGATGCACATACTGATGATGTCTCTGATGCTATCTTGAGACCATTGGGGAGAGTAGTGATCTTGGTCTTGCTTGGTTCAACACGATCAGGCAGTGGATCAGGGAGGGCAACACCAGCAAGTGGTGTGTCCAGAGGTGGAAGAGAACTAAAACTCCCACCAAGCCAACTAAACAAACCTCCTGATGCAGGTTTTGTAGCTGCTGCGCTTGATGCTGCAAGCCTAGTGGCTCCCAAGGTTCTGCCATGCccctattcacaagttccaatcacACAACATCACCACATGCACACATGAGATACAATATAACATCCATTTTCTACAACCAATTAATGCATCGTGTCAAAACAAAACAATAGAGGTGTTATCAgaacaatgttgtttgtgatatTCGTGTAATgaaataacaaaataacaaaacaagTAGTCCGTCAGCTATAAACACAACAAAAATGGAACCACCCACAAATCTGTTATCAATCAAAATGGGAACTTTTTTATATCGGTGTGTAGCAAAAATTGAAAAGAGTAGTTATTTATCGTAATTACGAATCTGGGATCTGAAAAGTAAAAAGAAAGGGAAGATTTTAACCTTGAGATGGGAGAGACGTGAAGCTGCAAGTCTATACATGATT contains:
- the LOC112772168 gene encoding uncharacterized protein, translating into MACTVDFRCLDEGFGGKTYKRKREQSQPQADAEDGINTNTNENCGTVSMETDEAVPPPAKRSAIPSSDDPNKPVFGRPTYDGVIAGKVSGRKWKQAKRQRASSVQVSRKGTTFEERERERMIKKAYRERMTELKEEIRVNKVEKRKKREEREKKKQENILRSGTKFQKITNPNTLMRIANSKQRKQLKVVPDEFLKKK
- the LOC112772167 gene encoding protein IQ-domain 26; translation: MGKASRWLKGLLGLKKEKDSYDNCGSMAASTDKKEKKRWSFAKSAKDGDLTQNASTNYGVRGSDSDSADAWIRSCAAEKGNEQNKNAIAVAAATAAAADAAVAAANAAMAVVRLTSHGRGTLFSGSREKWAALKIQSYFRGYLARKALRALKGLVKIQALVRGYLVRKRAAATLHSMQALIRAQVAARARRSMIKANRFQPQTPGRRYVQWYDETRSEFHSKRLLPTSKSYETSLNMKGFDESPKNVEIDTYRPQSRSRRITTTTMSETQEDHLHYQAISVLECRHPPQHLEWYSNTDECEIATARSTPRLANAPATPVKSVCGDSFRPYCNSPNYMANTQSYKAKVRSHSAPKQRPEPKKRFSLTEIMAARNSTSGVRMHWSSKSHSQDYCSFDRVESKLK
- the LOC112772314 gene encoding mitochondrial-processing peptidase subunit alpha encodes the protein MYRLAASRLSHLKGHGRTLGATRLAASSAAATKPASGGLFSWLGGSFSSLPPLDTPLAGVALPDPLPDRVEPSKTKITTLPNGLKIASETSSNPAASIGLYLDCGSLYETPMSSGASHLLERMAFKSTANRSHFRNVREVEAIGGNVGASASREQMGYTFDALKTYVPQMIELLVDCVRNPAFLDWEVNEELRKVKAELGELSNNPQGLLLEAIHSAGYSGALANPLLAPESAINRLDGSILEEFVSENYTASRMVLAASGVEHEELLSVAEPLLSDLPSVAHPGEPKSVYVGGDFRRQGESGGAHVAIAFEVPGGWQQEKDAIVLTVLQMLMGGGGSFSAGGPGKGMHSRLYLRVLNEYQQIQSFSAFNSIFNNTGLFGICASTSSDFVAKAVDIAAKELIAIASPGQVSQVQLNRAKESTKSAVLMNLESRMIASEDIGRQILTYGERKPVEQFLKAVDGITLNDITRISQKIISSPLTMASYGDVINVPSYESVNRKFHAK